In the Pocillopora verrucosa isolate sample1 chromosome 4, ASM3666991v2, whole genome shotgun sequence genome, cgaccgaggccacctatagtacacatgatccgatTTGTTTGATATTCCCCATGGGTGCTCTCAGCAATATAAGGTTGAATACATAAAGCAAAGTTCTGAGCCAAGTGCTATTTAGATATGCAAGTTTAGACTGAAGTACCCAACTGCAGGGCAGGGACTTGTCTGGATGTATGTGTTGGTTACTTATAGTATTACAAAGTGGGTTTATATATTAAGCTGAATTCTACAAACAATCTGGTtagttcttacttatgatctatttgAGGACAGATGCCTGGATGATGTCAAAATTGATAGCATTttggtttttaatcaaaaattataaaacaaatagattccatgttgccttgggtctgtacagtaacaGATTGCATGCAGAATTGCAATAAGAAGCATGTATACAATAATAAATCTGTTAGAAGgctgaaattaaaattacatgATTGTATAATGTAACACTCACATCACTCAGTTCATGATCCATCCATTGCTGCTGTTTCTCTACTCTTGTTAAATATGGTTTTCCCTTTCTATCCTCTCCCTGTCTTGTCTAAAAGCagggagaaaaacaaaaaagttcttTGAGAATGCCCACATTATAAATGATTCATATAAATCGAAGTATGTTGAAAAAATCAGGCAGCAACAAAACGTATGTCAAATTGGCTGATCATTTCTATATAATAACCTACAagataagaaaggaaaacatgcAATACTTTGTTCTGCActaagcaaaaaaatatttgaatgatCATGAAAAACATAGCCTCCATTTAGTTTGAAAATTTGCCAGGAGAtcttgcctttgaaaaattatctgTTCCTTGAGGCTCAAAGTTTTCCTTTGGATTTGATCTCCAAAAAGTGTTACATTTTTGCAAGAGATAATGTCTACAAGCAAAAACCTGAGGATATCCTGGCACCAACTGAAGGCTATAAAACATATATTTCTAAGAAACATAAAGTTACCACCCTTCagtggaaaaaataataattacaaaagCATGtatttaaacaacaaaacaacaacaacaactacataACACATGATCATTTCaccaaaccaagaaaaaatagCTTTTTGGAAAATAACAGctaccaagagaaaataaaaaaatttatgttataTTAATTTCTGAAATATTAAAGAGCACTTAATTCATTTTGATCGAACAAACATTCTTACTGCAAGTGGCCTGTAAGGCTTTGGTGGAGGAGTAGGTTGGGCTCTACCAAAAGAGAACTTGCTGGAGACTGTGCTTGTATCTATTGGATGCTTTATGTCTGCTGCAATATTGCGTCTGAGGCTAAGTACATTAAGACTACAAAAAACATAAGATTAAAAATGATCAATTAGACACATCACCATGCAATATCCTAAGTGGATTGCACACATgtgcaaagaagaaaatgtaagaaaatgtaagaaaatGTAAGGTCTTATTAGCATTGCCAATGAGACAATTCTTCTGACAAAAGATTGCAACCTGTTGGGGATCATGACCTAACAGGGAAAGTGGGCCAAACTAGAGTTTACCAGGCTTATCAACAGATCACTTGGCCTGCCTCAAAGGTAATTATTGTCACCTACACTGTACTGTGCACTCTTTTCCCATGGTTCAGGGACAGCACTTTTTGGGATGGAGGTTTGGTTTAAACTTCCCTAAGCTAGGTTTTAAACAATTACTAGAGTTCACTCAAATCTCCATGCAAAGTATCTTTTGAtgcagtaaatggtttgaacccaggggtAACaagtaatagtgtagtttgatcatcCAGGTAAgtgagaaggactgttgttggtataGTTGTGACTGATGATTTGACAACCTGAAATAAAAtcttctagaaatctccagactgctgcTGACTTGCATACTGcagaactttccagaacatttcatcaagtcatgcatatttattatataatactactaaaatagttcttgtgtaagcttctggaatgttccagaacacttcatgaatatatatatatatatatatatatatatatatataaagactcACTTATGTAGTAGTAAGAGTGGTTGTTGCTGTTGGAGTGatgactgttttgaaagctatacaGAGAGAGAGTTACTGCAGAAGATTCctcatttcaaggaactttggagacagcagtgaggTTGTGTCGGTGGTGAGCAAGGATATAGACTTTGGTGGGCTTAATCAAGTTTATTAACAATAAGTATAGTACTACTTTTAGGAGTCACTCCTTAATTGTAAGAACATTACTtgctgtttaataaagtagttgagtttgtcgGATTGTAGTGTTGTTCTGTTGGTTAGCTTAGTCTGGTTTGTATAAattgattggtcagttttgctgtgatgttattggctataAGACTCAAGTAGCATAGGTCAGTCATGATTGGTCAGTCTCGATCTGACTAAGTAAAGTTAGGTTGTTCTATTAGGTTcatttgtaatgttaatgttgTCAATGAGTCATTTGTATGGTGCcagtagtggttgacacctgttgaggagAGTCTGTTTGAAGTTaataaaccagctttccagagtaAGTCATTaaaagtagttggtgctgtaggttaggcattgcacagagtcccagtcaatagtgtggttcgtaagttgAACAGTCAACTGACAaaaactattcacttgactaCAATGATGACTTTCGCTCAGATTGTaaaaatgtcagtcaccactactgaCAACAATCCTTCTCAGGGCTACACTCACCCAgatgatcaaactacactattacatctTTTGATGGTTACAAAGACAAAAGCAAACAGCATTTGTTATCCAAAGTTTCCTCCCAGGCTTCATTAAGTGCAGTGCCTACATTTTTAGTTCTCTATCACTATGCAGTCACACCTGCAAAGTGTTAATTTGTACTGCTTTCAGGTTTACATAATACACTTCCCCTtatctattatcattattacaaaCACCTTTTTTTATGAATATGATCATTTCTACCACTATAGGCCAACATCACTCCTAACTGAACATCTTAGCCTTAGAAGGGTATAATATAGTGCTACAAAAGGTTTAACTGCAGAAAGCAACAAAGACACAAGATCCACACACCTTTTATTTGCCTCCAAAGCCAGTTGAGTTTTGAGACGACTGAGATTTGCAGGACAGCTGAATACACCTCTCTGGTGAAGCTctttaaagaagagaaagattTATTTGCACTAGACCCTTTGAATTTCTTAGAATTAAAAGTTGATGTAGTGACACACTGCTTATTTCTTCATTAATAGTTTTAGGAACCTCCTTAAATgccagcttttaaaaaaaagatatatatcaGCTGCTGAACAATACCAAAGtcagtgaaagataaaaaaggaaagtcaTTATTCACTTtacctaatttttttaaaaatccataTAGATATATCTTGATTGGTTGTTAACTACTATCTCTTAAAGGGAAGATATTGCAACCAAAGCAGTAGTTGTCTACAAGTCATGCACATGCACTACATTTCTTCACAGATGCACAGAAacatgaaaattgttttcaaaaccttcaggaaaatctaaaaaaaaccaTCTACCCAATCTCCTGCCATTTTTAAACACATCTGCCTATGTTTTAACTTACTCTGGGCTTTGTCTAAATATTTGGCAAAGAGTCCTTGAACAACAACCACAATCTCAATTGTAAGGCGTCTGTTGATggaacaaagcaaaaactatAGACAATAAATATTGCATAATAGAAAGACCAATTAGTTTTGACTTTAACTTATTGTGCAGCTAACTttcttgaataaagaaaaatattaattggtGTTCTTGCTCCAAAGACAATGGTGTATGAACATGGTGATATGCCTTATCTCTGATCTTTGATTACACTGAGCATGGGAGTCCTTAAGGAAAAAAGTCTTATCTGTACTTAAGGTATCTGTCATACAAGTATCCATGGACATGTCGCCTCACATTTGTTGCCTCTTGACAGACACACATGTACACATGTACTTGCTCAACAAATGGCGGATACTTTACCAACACTGAGCTGACAATTACCTGACACTTTACTGACACTGAGCCAACACTTGGTCAGCTGTTGTTACCACATGTGATCTTCTTTACTTAAATTTCAACTCATCCATTCTTGACTTTTATGCCAGCAACATTCATCTAtgtcaaatacttttttttcagcttctttttgTTTCTCATCATGGCTGTGTTGTAGGTCAAATATTACTTTGCATTTGCTCATGCTTGTTCAGACCTCAAGTTAAGTTAAATTTGTAATCAAGTTATATTCCTCACTCTATCGCAAAGACGTTAGAGACTCTTCTTTCCTGTCCCCTTTGGTAAGGAAAGGGCTGTGAGACAGCTGCTATTTCAGcaaaacaacaattaacaaCACACAAATAGCACCAACAGTGGAACAGTACAACACTTATGTTGCCAACTGTTTATTGCAACCTAACAGCCAACTTGAAGGCCGGGTATTGACCAACTGTTGACCAATTATGGGTCATGTGGACCGAGTATCGGCCAATGTATCAACCTCCTTCATGCACTTGACTGACAGGTGCCAGCACTCATTATTATACTGCTGCAGGGCGAGCATTTCCCTGCCTGCAGGAAGATTTGAGATGAGTCAAGGTGAGGTGTGCCTTAGTTCTGGCACTAACAATGAGCTCTACCAGACCTCTTGCTGGCTTCCATTACTCAAGAACTCAAAATTTCTTGCATGAAAGGAAATGCTCATATTACAGCAGTAGGCTATTTTTTTACCTCTGCAATTCTCTGTTCTGTTGTCCTGTCTAATAACCAAAAGGGGAAAAGCCAAGTGAGAATAAaaacatatataatttttaaataatacCTTGTTTGAATCGAAATTTTTTCAACAGCCTTGTGACATGGCATTTGTTCACTTTAACAAAACTTTATTATACATGAATGTACATGTGCATTAAAGGCTCATTGATCgatttgtcaattttgttttcatgcaTTATAGTGTTCAAGGATAATactttcaatgaaaaacaaaatcaaattatctgTATTGATTAGCAATACCAAGAATGGATCTGGAGGGCCTCTTTGTACATCTTGCCAGATGCTGTTTAATTCATTCATGAGTATTCCAATCTAAAGGAAAATGTACATGTGCAATGAGCATCTTACATGGTGTAACCATTGGCGGTAGAGAGTTGTCAAAAAATCTGGTTTATATACTCaccaaaatataaaaaacttttCATGGGATAAATAGAAGTATCCACAAAATAGTATTTAGCAAGGTTCGTACTGGtatattgaaaaattaaacttgcGACTTTGATgccattttttctctctctatcCCATTCTCTTAGAGCCATATCCAACTAAGACTTATCAATCAATTAAATCAAGAAATTGATCAAAACATCAAGTTGAATACTGCATTTTTGCAACTGAGGCAAAATGTTGCCATGGTGTATTTTTGCTTGtaatgaaatcaaaattctCTAAGAACAAAATtgatgattactttttttaatcacaaaggTGCTTTGACTCTTACACAAATTCACAGTTCATGGATTTTTCAAAGCCAAATTTGCCTACACAACCATGTAGCTGCAAACCCATTCACACCATCTTTCTTAGGTAACTGCAACTTTACCTCTACAAGTATTGTATCCCAGAAAATAAACACAGTGATGGAgattgaaaggaaaacaaaaccaacagtTTCCCATGAGACCACATATTACATGTAATGGTCTAATTAATGCATACACAGACCAGGGGTGATTATCCTTAGTCTTGACATTAAAAAGCACAAATTCTCTCTGGACATCAGTGGGATGCATACCTGTTCCCTTTACAAATCTATGCACACATActtgaaaattagaaataagCAAATTGGTGTACATACCAATTGGTGCTGGTCACTAACAGACAGTCCAGCAATTCCCTCCTTTGGTGTGAGTCTGGGATGAACTAGTTTTGCCAAAGCACTGAATGATGATGGTGGCCATTTAACTGCATCCTATCCATGTAAAAAAACCTCTGATTACAAACTTTGTTTCACTCAACTTGAGTCAAACCTTCAATCAACAAGAATAATTGTCCTCAGAAAGCACCTGTTTTCAAATAGTATCTGTTAAAATATCCTTGTTGAATGATCAAGGTTTACATCACATCATATTTACTACACATTACATACAAGTGAGTGCAGAAGACATTCAAGGTGCTATACCAACTCTGTTAATTGTACTGTACAAACATCCATTATGTTATGTACCTCAATTGGTGTTAGTGGTCTTTCAACTTCAGGATTCTCATTTCCAAtatctttcagagatgaaaGAAGGTATCACAAAGTTAATATAATTTCAGTGTACAGCTGATTATCAcaagaattatttcaaaacatactCGAaggttttccttaaaaatttaaaagtaaaaggggggggggaggcggTAATaaccatttgttttttttacacagAGAAGAACAGacgaaagaaaaatattttcaatgtcCAGGACTCGGAAAATCCACCTTCCAGAGCAGATAGATCTCCCAGGTGGAGAGAAACATTCTTTGCTTGACTTAAACTGCAAAGCCAAACGTTCAAAGCAATGtaatttaaatgaaacaatgcaaaaaaaCGCAACGTTAGTTTGTGTAAACTAAACGTATGACATACAAGTATCTGCAATCACATTCAAACAAAGCCGTCCCCTACCTGCTCCATCTTCTGGTTCAAATAGACTTAAAGGTCCCACAAGATTCGTAAACTTCATGTGAAATTCCCTCTGTTTATGGAAACACAATATAAGGAACTAAGCTAAACAACCTTGTCTCTACTAGTATCAAGTTAAGTAAAACGTTTTAAAAGGAGGTAGGGGCCTTGTAAACGTATGAATGATAACATgcattaaacaaaatttaaaacttacGGAACTGAATGGTGGCCTCTCCAGTTGATAGAGTCTATCTTTTTTAGACATTTTGATGTTATGACTTTTTACCCATTTTAGAAAGTTCCAAAATGGCGCATCATACCTCACTATGGCAACACGAGTAGTAGGGCTGATAGGGAGAGTTTCACCTGAGGAGGGTAGAGTGGAGTTCTAATATATCGTCACCTACAGCATTGCTGAAGTAGACACTGGTGCGCCTGACAAGAGAAGAAACAGCTGGAGAGTATCATTATTATTCGATGGTATAAAAGGTACAGAATACAAGGATGCTGCTCCGTGGTTTCAGAACTCAGCTTTGAATAGAATTTCCCTAAGTATTTACACTTTCCGGACGCAAAACAACGCAGGCGCAATGACATCATATCTCTAAAAGGTTATAATGGAGGACAACATCGGCTGAGGCAGCAATTCTCTCTTTTCACGATTTGTTGGACTTGTGCCCACGATGACTTCTTTTCAAAAGACATTTCGCAAAAGTGGAAGTcgtatgtattttttttgttctcccTTTGAATGTCCTCGCAAAGAATTCGAAAGACAACAGTAAATTTGTGATGTTCTGTTTTCGACCTTGTGCAACAGTATAGAAATAGGCGTCAATTTTAGAAAAATGCTTGCCGTTCTACCCTAAGATCTACCATATACTTGTAGAGTTCCTTctaaaattgaattttacaTGGTATTTTTTAGACATATGAGCATCAAAGAATGATGCTATTGAACATTAACTCCTGCAATAAACTCATCTTTAGATCATGCAGAATTTCACTCTTTGCAAGGAGTCGAGGTCAAAATTGGAGAGAAGTTCAGACCACCGAAAAAGGTAAATAGGGTTGCTGTTACCTCTCgatatatttcctttttcttacgTCAGCCTTTAAGGCTGGTAATCGTGTAAGCAAGCTATCAACATTACATGATTtgaaatggtttgaacccgtGATTATCAGCAGATCATTCAAGTACATTTCGATCGTCCTGAAAGGTAGGTTTAGTTATCCTAAATAAAACGCAGCAATTACAGACGAAATTTTAATATATGTTACTTCGTTTGAGTTATGATTTAGCATTAGAAAACTTTTTCCGTGTTTAGCCTCATTTAAAGACAAAGGTGGTCCGCAGGAGTTATGCGAACCTGAGATGCAGTTGAAGATTTGCATTGCTTTTGAGGATTCTTTCAATCCCCTGGGGCTTCATCTTTATGGAAAAATTCTTTGTTAAATATCTCTCAAAAAGTTGTGTAAATCTAAAATGGCACAATGGTATGTGCACACATCACCCAGATGCTCTAATCAACTGGTGAAAGTATGTCAAGTATCTCAGTTGATTTATAATGTGTGGTTTAACTTCAGGTAACATTACCTGTTGGATGGCAGCAAAGAGATCCCTCAGCTGTCCTAAGCTTAACAGTAAGTGGTTAAGATACATAAAGAAGTTTTGCTGATGTTATGTGTTAGAATATATCCTACAATTGAAACCTACGTACAGTTACAGACAAATTCTTTGGTGAACTGCAGTAGAATGACCTGTGTATTCATAGAGCATGTGTTGGAAACCTGAAGGTGTACACAAACTATGTTTTTGTGCAGGGAAAAGAGGAGAGGTTAAACTCATACATAAACATTAACTAGAAGAAGTGTTTTCTGTATTGTATCTCTTTGGTTTCTGCttaatacatatttttctttgcttttttttttcttttagtatgaCTTCAGTCTTGAAAAAGATGTCATTTCTAAAGCAGATGCCTTAAAGGCCTCTACAAAAACAGAGGTGCAATCCTCACCTGAAGCTCATCTGGAAAGTTCTTCTTCAGATGCTCCTCCTGGTCAAAATGTAGTCTTTTCAAATTTCGGAAGTGAAATTCTTCAACCTGTGGTTGCTCCTGGATTAGGACATAAAAAAAGTGATAGCTTTgggggaaaaggaaaaaattcatttgactTGGCAGATTTTGAGGGTGACACATCAACACCATTTGAACTTGTGGAATTGCAAACAATAAATGATATGGATGAACTAAAAAATGTTCTTCAACCTGACATGATAAGGCCAGCTACCTCTTTGGAAAATCCATCCAGCTCTCATGCTGATAATAAACTAAATACCTCTACAAGTACTTCAGCTACTACCGTCAGTGTTTCTCCTTCTCATAACTCACTAATTGATATTACGGGAACAAATTCTTTCAATAAACCTTCACCTGTCACTAAACTTTCAGATGCAATAACCTCAACCAATGTCAACGAAGCGGGTGCATTGCTAGTTGACTTCGGAGATTCAAAGACGTCTTCAAGTACTCATCAAGTTTCGGCTGTAAATAGTGACTCAGTCACCACTACTTCTTCTTGTAACACAAGACTTTTTCCTGAGAACAGGCCAATCTCCAGGGGGGCAGTGTTACCCCCAAttgggcacagtttttcctCAGCAGGTTCTCAACAACTGCAAGGACA is a window encoding:
- the LOC131773089 gene encoding ubiquitin-associated protein 1-like, which encodes MTSFQKTFRKSGSHHAEFHSLQGVEVKIGEKFRPPKKVTLPVGWQQRDPSAVLSLTYDFSLEKDVISKADALKASTKTEVQSSPEAHLESSSSDAPPGQNVVFSNFGSEILQPVVAPGLGHKKSDSFGGKGKNSFDLADFEGDTSTPFELVELQTINDMDELKNVLQPDMIRPATSLENPSSSHADNKLNTSTSTSATTVSVSPSHNSLIDITGTNSFNKPSPVTKLSDAITSTNVNEAGALLVDFGDSKTSSSTHQVSAVNSDSVTTTSSCNTRLFPENRPISRGAVLPPIGHSFSSAGSQQLQGQTHSQISTHANESRDSFQGGIYSFPKTPPLQGQQAIAIGQDARTQFRQNSPPSTVSSLREPEWKVPESPELQNPGVCGHYPSPLPPIGKLDQGQRIGKVCEDRSSLPDPWPVLEESEKAFVKNIASMGFPQARVSRAVQRLGMKDSEVMEFLLAVNDLIEKKYPPDTVEVALIYNNNEKAKAAEFLELVKKYKDFGFKEDNILNCLQAANNDEEKALEYLCSLGST